The genomic DNA ACGACCAGCTTGAATCGCAAAGGACTTCTCTACCCCGTCAAACGATTCTGAGATTTCTTCCAGACGTTCAAGACGTCGGATGTAACTCTCGAGTGTTTCTTGACGTGCACCTGGACGGGCGGCAGATAAGGCATCTGCGGCTGCGACCAGAACGGAAATGACAGATGTCGCTTCCGTATCCCCGTGGTGGGAAGCAATCGCATTGATGACGGTTGGATGTTCTTTGTACTTCGTACCAAGTTCCACACCGATTTCAACGTGACTTCCTTCCACTTCGTGGTCAATCGCTTTCCCGATATCGTGCAGGAGACCGGCCCGTTTCGCAAGTGTTACATCTTCTCCGAGCTCAGCTGCCATCATACCGGCAAGATGCGCGACTTCGAGTGAATGGAACAATACGTTTTGACCGTAACTCGTCCGATACTTCAAGCGACCGAGAATTTTGACGAGATCTGGGTGAATCCCGTGAATGCCGACATCATATGTCGCTTCTTCACCGATTTCACGAATCCGTTCATCGACTTCCCGACGTGACTTGTCGACCATCTCTTCAATCCGTGCCGGGTGAATCCGACCGTCTTGAACGAGTTTTTCAAGTGCCATTTTTGCCACTTCCCGGCGAATCGGATCAAACCCGGATAAGATAACCGCTTCTGGTGTGTCATCGATGATTAAATCGATACCTGTCAACGTTTCAAGCGTCCGAATGTTTCGACCTTCACGACCGATGATACGGCCTTTCATTTCGTCATTCGGCAAGTTGACGACAGAAACCGTCGTCTCTGCGATATGTTCCGCGGCGAACCGTTGAATCGCAAGTGAAAGAATGTTGCGTGCTTTTTTGTCTGCTTCTTCTTTTGCTTTTTGTTCGATTTCTTTTTGAAGAATCGCTGCGTCATGCATAGCAGCTTGTTTCGTCTCATCCATGATGATAGCTCTAGCCTCGTCTTGCGAAAGATTCGCAACACGGACGAGCTCTTGGCGTCCCTGTTCATACAGGTCCTCTACTTTGCGTTCTAACTCTTCAGCTTGATGCTTCCGTTTCGCGATCTCTGCATCCCGCGTATTGATTTGTTCTTCCTTACGGTCGATGGAATCAACACGGCGATCGAGTGTCTCTTCTTTTTGGAGCAATCGTCCTTCTTGTTTCGTTAACTCTTGACGACGTTCACGAAGCTCTTTTTCGACTTCTGTCCGAAGTTTAAAAGCTTCATCTTTCGCTTCGAGCAATGCTTCTTTTTTCGTTGCTTCCGCTGATACTTGTGCACGTTCCACGATTTTCGTCGCTTCTGTTTCCGCGCCTTGAATCTTCGCTTCTGCAATCGATTTCCGCAAGAAGTAGCCTACGATGAATGCGATCAGTATTGCGAGGAGAAGTATGACAATCCAAGTTGTTGTACCCATGGGTTCACCTCCCCTTTACAAGGTGTTTCTTAGTTCATTTCGGTTATTCATCGAAGCTGTCTAAAAAACGTACATCTATATTGTAAGGATAGCACTCGTTCATTGTCAACGAACGGGCGGGAAAGAATTCCTATGTTTTCCTCTTTTCAACAAAAAAAGAGCAGAATCTGAATCGATTCCACTCTCTCTCGGCTTATTCTGCAAACAAATCTTCGTCTTGACCTTCTTCAAAATCAACTGGATCTTTGCGGTCAACGAGACCGTGATGCTCACGAATCAACCGTTCGACCTCATCCGCAACATCCGGATGTTCAATCATGTATTGTTTCGCATTTTCACGTCCTTGACCAAGACGCTCGGAATTGTATGAATACCAAGCTCCACTTTTTTGGACGATATCGAGATCTGTTCCAAGATCAATCAATTCACCAAATTTCGAGATTCCTTGTCCATACATGATATCGACTTCCGCTTGTTTGAACGGCGGAGCGATTTTATTTTTAACGACTTTCAGTTTCGTCCGGTTTCCGACGATATCTGTACCGTTTTTCAATGCTTCTGCACGACGGACTTCAAGACGGACTGATGAATAGAATTTCAAGGCACGTCCACCTGGAGTTGTTTCCGGGTTACCGAACATGACACCAATTTTTTCACGAATCTGGTTGATGAAGATGACGATTGTTTTTGATTTGTTTGTCGCACCAGACAATTTACGTAACGCCTGACTCATCAAACGGGCTTGCAGACCCATATGCGAGTCACCCATTTCGCCTTCAATCTCGGCTTTCGGGACAAGTGCCGCTACTGAGTCGACAACGAGGATATCGACAGCTCCTGAACGGACTAAAGCTTCAGCGATTTCAAGTGCCTGCTCTCCTGTATCCGGTTGTGATAACAGTAACTCATCGATGTTGACACCCAGTTTGCTAGCATAAGCCGGATCAAGTGCGTGCTCAGCATCAATGAATGCCGCCTGTCCGCCTTGTTTTTGAACTTCAGCAATCGCATGAAGCGAAACTGTCGTTTTACCAGAAGATTCCGGACCATAGACTTCGATTACCCGTCCACGTGGATATCCACCTGCACCGAGCGCTATATCTAATGTGATTGATCCAGAAGAGATTACGGATACTCTCTGATCTGGGCTTTCACCTAGTTTCATGATTGAACCTTTACCAAATTGTTTCTCAATCTGGCGTAATGCCATCTCAAGTGCTGCTTTACGATCACTCACGTAGCAGGCCTCCTTTTATTTATCTTACTGAGATTATTGTACTTCTTTTGAGACCGAATAACAAGCATTTTACGAACATTTATTCGTATAGTTGAAAGAAATCATCTTTTGCCCATTTCGTCTGTCGGGCTGATATTTTGGAGGAGCATGAAGTAAGCATCCTTGACGGAACGTAATCTAATCATACCACGGTCGAAGGCCGGATACGTCAATTCAAGCACTTGTGTACCGCTTGTTTGTGCCAGCGCACAATAGACTGTTCCGACGGTTCGTCCACTGTTACTTGTCGGTCCGGCTTCACCGGTCAGGGCGATGGCAAGATCCGTCTGATAGAGTTTGCGTGCCCCTTCCGCCATCGCAACGGCAACGTCCCGGCTGACTGCCGTCTGTTCATCAAGCAATGTCTGCGGCACCCCGAGGACGTTCACTTTCGCGTTATCCGCATACACGACGGCGCTGCCCCGGAAGACGTCACTTGCTCCTTGAATGTCGGTCAAGCCGCTCGCAAAAGCACCACCAGTTAACGACTCCGCTGCTGACAAGGTCAAGCCGGCTTCCCGGCACCGATTCAGAACGACTTCAGGTAAACTCGTTTCTCCGTAGCCGTAAAAATGGCTTCCGACTTCGGCAAGCACTTGCTGCTCAAGCGCATCGAGCATGTCGAGGGCGACTTGTTCATCAAGCGCCTTCGCAGTCAGACGGAGGCGGACTTCCGCCAATTCGGCGTACGGGGCGACGGAAGGATTGCGGGCTGTCCGGATGAGCTCTGCCAATCGGTCGTTTAATGCCGACTCTCCGATGCCGAAGAAACGTAATGTTCTGGATTTAATCGTTTCCTTGCCTAACAAGTGGTCGAAATGGTCTGCAATGATCCGCTTCATTTCCCGTGGAACACCCGGCAACAGAATATACTGATGATCTGCTGTATGAACGGACATCCCTGGTGCAAGCCCCGCTTGATTCGTTAGCACATCGGCTTGATCGATGACAAGGGCCTGTTTTTTTTCGTTCTCCGTCATCGTGCGTCCCCGCGTTTTTAAAAATGCCTCAATCCGGTCGTAGGCCGGTTGATCCACATGAAGCGTCCGTCCGAGCAGTTCCGCCACGACCTCTTTCGTCAAGTCATCTTCCGTCGGTCCAAGCCCCCCGGTAATGACAATCAATTCCGCCCGTTCCTGGGCCCGTGTGACGACTTCGACCATCCGGTCCCGGTTATCTCCGACGACCGTATGGTAATGCACGTCAATGCCGCATGTCGCAAGCCACTCCGATAAATACTGGGCATTCGTATTCGCAATTTCCCCTAACAACAATTCACTTCCGACAGCAATGATTTCTGCTTTCATTTTACATCCCCGCTTTCTTGACTATACGAAAAGACTGTTCGGGTTGACGAACAGTCTTGTTTGATCCAACTTACATGGATTTCGTAAT from Exiguobacterium sibiricum 7-3 includes the following:
- the rny gene encoding ribonuclease Y, producing the protein MGTTTWIVILLLAILIAFIVGYFLRKSIAEAKIQGAETEATKIVERAQVSAEATKKEALLEAKDEAFKLRTEVEKELRERRQELTKQEGRLLQKEETLDRRVDSIDRKEEQINTRDAEIAKRKHQAEELERKVEDLYEQGRQELVRVANLSQDEARAIIMDETKQAAMHDAAILQKEIEQKAKEEADKKARNILSLAIQRFAAEHIAETTVSVVNLPNDEMKGRIIGREGRNIRTLETLTGIDLIIDDTPEAVILSGFDPIRREVAKMALEKLVQDGRIHPARIEEMVDKSRREVDERIREIGEEATYDVGIHGIHPDLVKILGRLKYRTSYGQNVLFHSLEVAHLAGMMAAELGEDVTLAKRAGLLHDIGKAIDHEVEGSHVEIGVELGTKYKEHPTVINAIASHHGDTEATSVISVLVAAADALSAARPGARQETLESYIRRLERLEEISESFDGVEKSFAIQAGREVRIIVRPDVVDDVLAHKMASDIRKKIEEELDYPGHIKVTVIRETRAVEYAK
- a CDS encoding competence/damage-inducible protein A — encoded protein: MKAEIIAVGSELLLGEIANTNAQYLSEWLATCGIDVHYHTVVGDNRDRMVEVVTRAQERAELIVITGGLGPTEDDLTKEVVAELLGRTLHVDQPAYDRIEAFLKTRGRTMTENEKKQALVIDQADVLTNQAGLAPGMSVHTADHQYILLPGVPREMKRIIADHFDHLLGKETIKSRTLRFFGIGESALNDRLAELIRTARNPSVAPYAELAEVRLRLTAKALDEQVALDMLDALEQQVLAEVGSHFYGYGETSLPEVVLNRCREAGLTLSAAESLTGGAFASGLTDIQGASDVFRGSAVVYADNAKVNVLGVPQTLLDEQTAVSRDVAVAMAEGARKLYQTDLAIALTGEAGPTSNSGRTVGTVYCALAQTSGTQVLELTYPAFDRGMIRLRSVKDAYFMLLQNISPTDEMGKR
- the recA gene encoding recombinase RecA, whose translation is MSDRKAALEMALRQIEKQFGKGSIMKLGESPDQRVSVISSGSITLDIALGAGGYPRGRVIEVYGPESSGKTTVSLHAIAEVQKQGGQAAFIDAEHALDPAYASKLGVNIDELLLSQPDTGEQALEIAEALVRSGAVDILVVDSVAALVPKAEIEGEMGDSHMGLQARLMSQALRKLSGATNKSKTIVIFINQIREKIGVMFGNPETTPGGRALKFYSSVRLEVRRAEALKNGTDIVGNRTKLKVVKNKIAPPFKQAEVDIMYGQGISKFGELIDLGTDLDIVQKSGAWYSYNSERLGQGRENAKQYMIEHPDVADEVERLIREHHGLVDRKDPVDFEEGQDEDLFAE